GATGTCCGCCGCGCGGTCCCACTGCGCGTTGTACATGAGCAAACCGCTGAACTGCTCACGGACCTTCGCGGAGAGGTCCATCCATTGCGTGGTCATGATCTCCGATTCGCTCAGTTCACTGCCAATGGCGAACACTTCAACGCCGCTGCTCTTGGCCATTGCGGCCAGCTCGAGAACGGCATCGGCGTAACTGAGCCACCACCGGTCCCAGTCCGCGGGTGCGAAACTCGCTCGCGACTGACTCGCTTTGACCTCCTGGAAGACGATCGTCGGCACGAGCGCGACCGCCAGACCGCGATCGGTCGCGTGGTGAATGATCGAGACCAGATCGGTCAGCAGCGGCGACTCGGCCCCCTGCAGCGAGACCTCGACCGACTCGGGATTCTCCTGGAGCATGGGCGTCTCGATGAGCACCGCGTTGGCGTTCATCGCCGCGATGTCATCGATCGCCTTTTTGAATTCGGCCGCGTCGTGCAGGCCATCCACGCGCAGCACGAAGCCGAACCAGCCTCGCTGCAGTTCAGACTCGGTGACGGGCGTCATCGGGCGCGGCTCAGCCTCGCGGATCGGGGCGGCGCGGAAGGGCTGGAGGAACGACACGAGGACCACCAGCAGCCACACCAGAGCTGCGGTGACGATCACGCCGTTGGCAATGAGCACGGATGGTCGCATGCCGAAGGATGCTAGCACGGTCGCACTCGCGTCTGCCCGGGCGAGTTGACTTTGCCTGCCGGGCCTGCTGCGATATGCCCGTGTCCGAGACCTCTGCCGCCAGACCGCCTGTGGTTTTGTTTACCGCGTTTGAACCCAGCGGCGATGCGCACGCAGCGCCGGTGATCGCGGAACTGCGCCGCCGCCGCCCGGACGTGGAAGTCTTCGCCTGGGGCGGGCCGAAGATGCGCGCCGCCGGAGCGACCATCGTCGAGCCGACCGGGACCGACGCCGTCATGGGCGCCGGATCGCTGCGCAAGGTGAGCGAACACTGGCGGCTGAATCGTCGCATTGGCCGCTGGCTCGCTTCCCACCCCGTGCGCGTGCACGTGCCGGTCGATTCGCCTGCGGCCAACTTTCCAATCTGCAAACTGACTCGCGCCGCGGGCTGCCGCATCGTCCACCTGGTGGCGCCGCAGATCTGGGCGTGGGGCTCGTGGCGGATCGGCAAACTCAAGCGGCTCACCGATCACGTGCTGTGCCTGTTGCCGTTTGAGCAGGATTACCTCGCCAGCCGCGGCGTGCCGGCCACGTTCATCGGCCACCCCGTGATGAACGAGCCGCTGCCCGTACCGGATGAGCCGCCGGATGACGAGACAGAGCCGGACACCGCCCTGCCGCGCATCGCGCTGCTGCCGGGCTCGCGTCCCTCGGAGATACGGCGAAACCTGCCTTCGATGATCTCGATCGTGGATGGCATCCGGCGGAGTGACTATCCCGACATGGCCGTGCGGATCATCAGCGCCGACGAGCGGGCGGCAGCGTTGGCTCGCGAGTGCATGCACTCGATACCGCGCTTCACCACGATCGCCGTTGATCAGTTGCACGAGACGCTGGAATGGGCCGACGCGGCGCTGGTGTGCTCCGGAACGGCGACACTCAACGTCGTTCGGCATGGAGTGCCACTGGTTTCGATGTTCCGGACAGCGTGGCTGCCGTGGATGCTCATCGGACGGTGGCTCGTGCGCTCGCCCATGCGGGCGCTGCCCAACATCGTGGCCGAGCGGCAGGTCGTGCCGGAGTTCATCCCCCACTTCGGCGCCGACGACCCAATCGCCGAAGCGCTGGCGCAGGTGCTCACCGACGCGTCGATGCAGGAAGCGCAGCGGCAGGCGTTTGTGGAGATCAGAGCGAAGTACGACGGGCACCATCCCGATCGAGAGGCGGTTGATGTGATCGAGCGCATGCTGTAGGCGCGCGGCGGCGGAATTGCTCAGCGCCAGTGGGACAGCCCGCGCGCGACTCAACCGTCGGCGGCGGCCGAGCCTGTGGCGTCGCGCTTTTCGACGAGGTCGCTCACGACATCTTCGAGTTCATCATTGCTCACGGCGGTCGCAGCGAGGTTGCCCTCGTGATCGACGATGAAGATGCACGGCAGACGATCGACTCCCCATGACGAGGAGAACTCACTCTGCCAGCCCAGCCCCTGGTAGTACTGAGGCCAGGTGATGCCGTGCCGGTCGAGGAAACCCTTGAGCCCGTCGAGGCCCCGCTGATCTGGCGACGGATCGAGATTGACACCGATGAACTCGACCCCCTGCGGGCGCCACTTCTCATAGAGATCCTTGAGTCGCGGCGCCAGTTCGTCGCACTGCGGCGACCAACTCGCCCAGAAGTCGATCACGACGATCTTGCCGCGCAGAGATTTGATCGAGACGTCGCTGCCGGTGATCGCATCGGTAAACTGGAGTTCAAACGGTTTATCGATCTCGTCAACCTGCCGCAACTTGCGCTTCGCCTCGCGAGCAGCTCCCGACAGCGGCCAGTTGCTCGCGATGCGGCGAAGCAGCGCCGTTGACTGTTCCCGGTCGCGCAAGTGAAACGATGCCGCCTCGTAGAGCATCGACGGACCCTGCGAACTGTCGGGATAGCGCTTGATGTAGTCTTCGATGGGATCGACGATTTTCTGTGCGTCGTAACTCGAACCCCGGCTGTAGCACATCATCGCACTCATGGCCCGGAACTGCCAGGCGTAGCGCTCGGAGGGATAGTCCGGGTGAGACTTGAGCAGCGACTGCGTTTCGGCCAGCACGCCGTCGTAGTCGCTGAGCAGGCTGAACATGGTGTCCCAGCGCTCGGGAAGCAGGTTCGCCGTCTCCGGGTGGAGCGGATAAGCGCGGTACAGTTCACCGATGAGTTCGCTGCGGCGGAGCGTGATTTCGCGGCGTTTGCCGAGCAACTCCTGCACGTAATTCGTATTCGGCGTGTCGCGATTGACATCGTACGCCGGCATCTCCAGACTGTTGATCTCGCTCAAGATCGCTTCGACGGTTCGGTCCTGGGCGGCGCCGACGGCGGCGCCGGCGAGCCAGACCAGGACGGCGGCCAGATGAAGCAGGCGGACGCGGCGGTTCTTCACGATCATCTCCCGGTGGCGGATGGGCGTCAGAATGAATCATATCGAGCCGAGCACCGGGGCGTCTTGAGGCCGCACACTTGCCAACCGGCATGAACCCGTCACCAGCCCTTGATGCGAAACAGGGCAATGGTGCAGCAGGCATTGCCCAGGCGGTCCACAATTTCGATGTGCCGCAGATACGGCGGCTGGACCGGCAATCCCCGCTGGGCACACCGGTTCTGCCAGACTTCGATGTCGTGCCGGGCGACTTCGACGCCCGCGGTGAAGAGAACGAGCAGCACCGCCGCGTGGTCAATGGCCGCCGCCCGAGCCAGTTTGGCCACATCCTGACGAACCGGCTGCTGCAGGGCCGAGGCATACGACACGTTCGCGCCCTCTTCCGTGAACTGCGCGACGACCTTCACTTCAAGCCACAGCGCCTGGCCGGGCTCCGTTGAACGCTCAGGAGCGAACAGCGTCGAAACCGATTCCTCCTCGACGAGCGGCCGGCCGGGCGGGCAGAGAACAAAGTCGCATCGCTCGCCTTCCGAGCGGCGCCGGCGGCCGCGGGCGGTCGGATAGCGCTGCTCGCGATGCACGGCGTAACCCGACTCCCGCAGACTGGCGTCGATGACCGCGTGAAACTGCAATTCGCTCAGGCTATCCAGGCCGCGGACCGCCTGGGCCTGCCGGTCCGCCTGCGAGCGAGCCTGGAGCCCGCGCTGCAGCGCATCGGCGATTTCCGGCAGGGACCAGTCCACGGGGACGACTTCATCTTCCATCGTGACAACGATACGGCAGCGGCACAGAGCCGCCTGACGCGTCGTGGGGGTGACACAAGCCGATGCTGGTCTTTCAGGAACCGATCGCAGCCAGGCACGACACCGGCCTGCACCACCCCGAGCGGGCCGCGCGGCTGGACGCCGTGGCGTCAGCGCTGCTCGAACTCGATCTGCAGCCACATGGGCTGCACGGCACAGACTGGGCAGACCCGGAAGAAGTGATTGCCTTCGTGCAGCGGCTGCATGAGCGGACGTACGTCGCGCGATTCCGGCGCGCCTGCGAAACCGGCCGGGCCTATCTCGACGTGGTGGACTGCACCATCAGCCCCGATTCGTTCGCGGCGGCTGCGGCGGCGGCCGGCTGCGCACTGGCCGCGGCGGATGCGGTGATGCGCGGACCCCATCGAGCAGCATTCTCGGCGATGCGCCCGCCGGGCCACCATGCCGAAGCCGACCGGGCGATGGGATTCTGCTTTTTCAACAACGTCGCGCTGGCCGCTGAGCGGCTGCTCGTCGATCATGGCCTGCAGCGCGTGGCGATCGTCGATTTCGACGTGCATCACGGCAACGGCACGCAGCATCTTTTCGAAGCGCGCGGCGACGTGCTGTACATCTCGACCCATCAGCATCCCGCCACGCTCTATCCCGGGACCGGCTACGAGTGGGAGCGCGGCGCGCGCGGCACGCCGGGCGAAGGCTGCACCATCAACATCCCCCTGCGGCCGGGTTGTGGGCACGGCGAGGCGCTGCGGACCTACGAATCGGGCGTGATTCCCGCACTGGAGCAGTATCGACCCGAAGCGCTGCTCCTCTCCGCCGGCTTTGATGCCGACGAGCGCGATCCGCTGGCGGCTCTGCGCTGGCGGCCGCAGACGTTCGAGATGATCTCCGGGCTGCTCGCGGAAGCGGCTGCAAGTCACTGCGGAGGAAGGATCGTTACGGTGCTGGAGGGCGGATACGATACGGGCGCCTTATCGGAAGGTCTGAAGGGACATCTCTCCGCGATCATCTCGCGGATCAACGGCTGATCGAGCGCAGTTGAACTACCTCATCGATCCATCTCTGAAACGGCTCACCATCAACGGCTTTGCGTTTCCACTCGGGTGGACTCCAAGCGACGGGCAGCGGCCGTTCGAGGGCTACACCATCTCGAGGCTCGATCCCGACCTGGAATTGCCCGACACGCATCAGTTCCAGATCGCCGTTTCCCATGAGCGGCTCAGACCGCTGCTGGCCGGACTCTTCGCGATGCTGCCCGAACTGGTGTACCCTATTCTCGAGATCATCTCCACTGACGCCTATCGCCAGGTGGACACGCTCATGAGTCCCGAGCCGGTTCCCAAGGCCGAGTTCATGGCGACGTGGAACGAGTTTGAGCCCCTGCTGATCGACGACTGCGCCCTGGCGGCCGGCGCGATGAGCGAAGAGCCTTACGTCGAGGTATTCCTCGAGGCAAACAAGTTCATCATCATCAATATCGCCAGCGAGTACAGCCAGGCGCTCGAATCCGAACTGCAGGGCCAGGGGTTGCAGGAAGTGCCGAGCCACTGGATCGACGACGATGAATGCATGGATGAGTTCCGCAGCGTGGTGCTGGAAAAGGACGGGTTGATGACGCTGGATGAGGTCATCGTCCACCTCCAGCGGCTCTGGCGCCTCGAATTGAACGTCGATCCCGACGGCAATCCCGATGAGAGCGGGCGCGATCTGGGCGTCACGCTCTGGCACATCGTCGTGCTGGCGGTCCGACGCGACCAGCAGCCCCCTACGGACAGCGCCCGGATCGAGATCTGGCTCTCCGCGGCGTCGCTTGGGGAGGTTGAAGAACTCGTCGCCGATGTCTTCGATCAACTCAAGGAATGGGACATCGACACCATGGTGAGCCAGGATCGCGTCGCCTTCGACGATCGGCCCCGCGAACTCAACGACCTTGAGCACGGCTCGAATGAAACGGGCGTGTGGGCCGTCTCGGTCCAGCCGCTCGAATCGCGTAGCCACTGAGTCAATCCGCAACGACCTCTTCCGAAGCGGCCGACACCGTGACCTCCACCGGTGCGCTCACGGCCTGCTTGCGCTCGATAGCCAGCTTCCGGGCCCGCTGCTGCGACCAGTCTGCCACGAGCAGATCGGGCGCATCATCGCCATCGTGAACGCGCAGGAGGTTGTAGACGTTGTCGCGCTGAGCGGGCAGGAAGCCGGCGTTGCGGATGAGCCGGCAGATCAGCGCCTCGGTCAGGCAGTAGGTCGTGCCGGCGGCGGAGACGACGTTCTCTTCCATCATCACGCTGCCCATGTCGCTCGCCCCGAAATGCAGCGCCACCTGGCCGATGTGCGGCCCCATCGTCACCCAGCTGGCGCCGATCGAGTACACGTTGTCAAGATACAGCCGGCTGATCGCCTGCGTGCGCAGATACTCGCTCGCCCCGGCCATGCGCACGACCTTGCCAAAGCGGTCGCTGTTTCGCCCCGCCGCGACGGCATCGCCGGGGAACTCGGCCCCGTCGGCTGCATCCCACTCCGGCAGGCGACCCAGCGGCGTGTTCTCTCGCTGGAACGGCCAGGAGATAAACGCCTTGTAGCGCCCGCCGCCGCTGCGGGCAAAGTCGTTGATCGATCGGTCCTGCCAGGTGCGCACGAGGTCCATGTGGTCGATCCGGTCGGCCCGGCCCTCGATATGGCCGAACATCATCGTGGCACTCGTGTACATGCCCATGCGGTGGGCGACGCGCATGACGGTCAGCCACTCCTGGGCCGTGCACTTGCCCAGCCCGATTTTGCGGCGCACCGGCAGGGCGAAGATCTCCCCTCCCCCGCCGGGCAGTGAATCGAGCCCCGCCTTGCGGAGGCGTTCAAACACGTACAAGAGTTTCGCCTCGAGGTCGTCGCCGGGCGGATCGAAGAAGCGAACGAACTCGATGAACTCGGGCGGGCTGAAGGCATGAATGTGGATGTGCGGAAAGTCAGCCTTGATGCCGCTGAGAAGGTCTTCGTACCAGGAAAGCGGCAACTCGGGATTCATCCCGCCCTGCATGAGGATCTGCGTGCCTCCGATCGCTTCCAGTTCGGCGATCTTGGCGCTGATCTGCTCGCGCGAGAGTGTGTACGCATCATCCTCGTCGCCGTCGCGCCGGAACGCGCAAAAGGTGCAGTGGGCCGTGCAGACGTTGGTGTAGTTGATATTGCGGTCGATGACGTAGGTGCGGACGCTGTTGCCGTGCAAGACGCGGCAGCGCGCATCCGCCCACCGACCGAGCGTGAACAGCGGAACCGTCTCGAGAATCCGCATGGCCATGTCGCGATCGAGCCGGACCTCGCCATGAATCAACGCGGCGATCCATCCTGGGTCAAACCCGTACGCGTCGGCGCCGAGTTCAGCAGATTCTTCGAGACGGGATGGAAGCGGGGTATCAGACATGGAGCGACCGGCTCCAGAGCATATGCCGCGGGGCGCGCGATCGTGGATGGCAGGTCCGAAAACGCGGCGTCCCCCCGACCGAGCCTCGCCAACCACCTGCTCTGCGAGTCGTGCGGCCGAAGCTGGATTGAATCCCGGCCCGGCGCCTCAGCCCCGGCCCAGAATGGCCGATAGGACCGAGAGAATCTTCGATAGCGCCGGCCCGGGAAGCACCTGATGGAAAGCCGTCCCCAGATTCAGACTCCGCACGCCTCGCCCGCTCTGCGGCACATCCGCCTGAGCGTGACGGTCTGCGCCTGGGTCGTCGGCCTGGCGCTGTTCGTGCAGGTGCTCACGTGGGCGCTGGTCAACTACACCGACCTGCGCGTGGACCGGATTCAGCCGACGGCCGCAGAGTACCAGCCGACCGTCGTGAAGAAGACTCGACAGCCGCGCGGCGAGGTTCGCTCTCTGACGGGCGTCGAGCCCGCGCCCGTTGAAGAGCCTGAGATCCCCAAGAATGAACCGGCGCCGGAGGTGAACCAGTCCGCCAGCCGCTTCAACATCTGGTTCCGCCTGCAACACCAGTTGGCGCTGGTCGCCGGCATTGCCGGGTGTCTTGCGCTGTGTGTGCAGTTGGCCGTAGGCACGGTCGTGTCCGCGGGCGCGCAGGTCTTCGGTATCCGCCGCGTCGTCTCGGCGCAGGCGTGGTCGATGGCGCTGCTGGCCCTGTGCCTGCCTTGGCAGCGCCTGGCAAGCGAGTTTCCGTTCAGTGGCATCTTCACCACCTACGACATGATGGCGGCCGCGAGCGATGCCTACGGGGCGGGCGCCGCAGACGCCATGCCCGGACTGCTGTTCTACAGCAGGTTCTTTCTGCTGCCCGTCGCGGCCCTGTGCGCAACGACGTTGATCGGCCTGCGCTTCGCCTCGGGCATCGAAACAGGCATCGTCTCCACCGGACCGACCGCCGAAGAGCTGGCGATTGAAGCCGAGGCGAGCAATCGCAAGGCCGGCAGCCTGATGGGCGCGGGCCGCATCGGCGGAGCGCTCGAATCGACGCTCAAGAAGCCGGCGACGGGTCCGATTCTCAATCCGCCCGATCCATTCGTGGCCGCGCGGCCTCAGCCCGAACCCGCGATGGCCGAGCCGCCGTCGCGCCGACCCATCTGAGCTCTTCTCGTTCACTCACGTTCACGCCGGCGCGGTGGCGCGCAGCGCGCTTTCCCATCGCCGGCAACTGTCGCATCCGCCGCAGGGCCGCTGGGTGTCATGATCGCACCACCATGCCAGCGTGGTCGGAACGCCGCTGCCCGCGATGAGATCGACAATCTGCTCATCCGTGCAGTCGAGAACCGGCGTGCGGATCTCCGGCGCCGGCCGCGTGGGGCTGGCATCAAGATCAGCGAGATGCGCGGCGCACATCGTCACCTCGTGCAGCACCGCCATGCGATCGAGGTCCATGCCGGCCTGGCAGGGCCAGACGAGCCGGCTGCAGCGCAGCAGGCGGGCCGTGGAGAGCGCGGCGAGCAGCACGCCCGCCTCGTCAAGAGCCGACGCCGTCGAGCGGCCCGAACCGTCCTCGGCGGCGATGCGCGCAGCGCCCGGGCCGACGGGCCGGTCGATGCCGAAGTGCTCCGCCTGGCGAGCGACGGCGGCCAGGCGGCGCGGGGCGGCGACCTGACCCATCGCAGGAACCCACAGCACCGCCTGGTCGGGCCGATCCTGCAGGGCCAGGGCGGCCAGAGCAGGCAGCGATCCGTCGGAGATGATCAGGCGGCGCGGCGTCAACATCCGATGGCTTATCGGCTTGCGTTCGGCCGAAACTTGCGTTTCGGGTGAACTCCAGTCTTGAAGCCGCACGACCGGCCGTCAAGGATCGCTCTCCATTCCAGAGCCCTTTGACCCGAAAGACCAATCATGAAGTACGCTGCCGAACGCCAGGCCGCCGTCAATGCCGTCCTCGACGCATGCCACCTGTGCAAAACCGTCCAGGCGACGCTGATCTCCGAAGAGACCATGGCCAAGAAGGACAAGTCGCCGGTGACGGTGGCGGACTTCGGCGCCCAGGCAGTCGTCGCGAGCCAGCTGCGCAAGGCGTTTCCCAACGATCCGCTCGTGGGTGAGGAAGACGCGGCGGCCCTGCGGGGCGATGAGGGGGCTGAACTGCGTCGCAAGGTCGTCGCCAGCGTGCAGAAGGTCGCGCCGTCGATGACCGAAGCGGCGATCCTCGATTCCATCGATCGCGGCATGTACGAAGGTGGCCCCAAGGGTCGCCACTGGACGCTCGACCCGATCGATGGCACGAAGGGATTCCTGCG
This sequence is a window from Phycisphaerales bacterium. Protein-coding genes within it:
- a CDS encoding histone deacetylase encodes the protein MLVFQEPIAARHDTGLHHPERAARLDAVASALLELDLQPHGLHGTDWADPEEVIAFVQRLHERTYVARFRRACETGRAYLDVVDCTISPDSFAAAAAAAGCALAAADAVMRGPHRAAFSAMRPPGHHAEADRAMGFCFFNNVALAAERLLVDHGLQRVAIVDFDVHHGNGTQHLFEARGDVLYISTHQHPATLYPGTGYEWERGARGTPGEGCTINIPLRPGCGHGEALRTYESGVIPALEQYRPEALLLSAGFDADERDPLAALRWRPQTFEMISGLLAEAAASHCGGRIVTVLEGGYDTGALSEGLKGHLSAIISRING
- a CDS encoding redoxin domain-containing protein; amino-acid sequence: MKNRRVRLLHLAAVLVWLAGAAVGAAQDRTVEAILSEINSLEMPAYDVNRDTPNTNYVQELLGKRREITLRRSELIGELYRAYPLHPETANLLPERWDTMFSLLSDYDGVLAETQSLLKSHPDYPSERYAWQFRAMSAMMCYSRGSSYDAQKIVDPIEDYIKRYPDSSQGPSMLYEAASFHLRDREQSTALLRRIASNWPLSGAAREAKRKLRQVDEIDKPFELQFTDAITGSDVSIKSLRGKIVVIDFWASWSPQCDELAPRLKDLYEKWRPQGVEFIGVNLDPSPDQRGLDGLKGFLDRHGITWPQYYQGLGWQSEFSSSWGVDRLPCIFIVDHEGNLAATAVSNDELEDVVSDLVEKRDATGSAAADG
- a CDS encoding radical SAM protein, which codes for MSDTPLPSRLEESAELGADAYGFDPGWIAALIHGEVRLDRDMAMRILETVPLFTLGRWADARCRVLHGNSVRTYVIDRNINYTNVCTAHCTFCAFRRDGDEDDAYTLSREQISAKIAELEAIGGTQILMQGGMNPELPLSWYEDLLSGIKADFPHIHIHAFSPPEFIEFVRFFDPPGDDLEAKLLYVFERLRKAGLDSLPGGGGEIFALPVRRKIGLGKCTAQEWLTVMRVAHRMGMYTSATMMFGHIEGRADRIDHMDLVRTWQDRSINDFARSGGGRYKAFISWPFQRENTPLGRLPEWDAADGAEFPGDAVAAGRNSDRFGKVVRMAGASEYLRTQAISRLYLDNVYSIGASWVTMGPHIGQVALHFGASDMGSVMMEENVVSAAGTTYCLTEALICRLIRNAGFLPAQRDNVYNLLRVHDGDDAPDLLVADWSQQRARKLAIERKQAVSAPVEVTVSAASEEVVAD
- a CDS encoding 7-cyano-7-deazaguanine synthase codes for the protein MLTPRRLIISDGSLPALAALALQDRPDQAVLWVPAMGQVAAPRRLAAVARQAEHFGIDRPVGPGAARIAAEDGSGRSTASALDEAGVLLAALSTARLLRCSRLVWPCQAGMDLDRMAVLHEVTMCAAHLADLDASPTRPAPEIRTPVLDCTDEQIVDLIAGSGVPTTLAWWCDHDTQRPCGGCDSCRRWESALRATAPA